Proteins encoded within one genomic window of Gallus gallus isolate bGalGal1 chromosome 1, bGalGal1.mat.broiler.GRCg7b, whole genome shotgun sequence:
- the RASSF8 gene encoding ras association domain-containing protein 8, which produces MELKVWVDGVQRIVCGVTEVTTCQEVVIALAQAIGRTGRYTLIEKWRDTERHLAPHENPIVSLNKWGQYASDVQLILRRTGPSLSERPTSDSVARIPERTLYRQSLPPLAKLRPQNDKAMKRREPKRKSLTFTGGAKGLMDIFGKSKESEFKQKVLNNCKTTADELKKLIHLQTEKLQCIEKQLESNEAEIRYWEQKYNASLEEEILKLEQKIKRNEVEIEEEEFWENELQIEQENEKQLKEQLQEMRQRILECEGKLKDYMSQIHNMESGLEAEKLHREVQESQVNEEEVKEKIEKVKGEIDIQGQQSLRLENGIKAVERSLGQATKRLQDREQELEQLTKELRQVNLQQFIQQTGTKVTVLPADPVEVEAPPVELEREPTFQSGSLKRPGSSRQLPSNLRILQNPLSSGFNPEGIYV; this is translated from the exons GGCGCACCGGGCGCTACACGCTGATCGAGAAGTGGCGGGACACCGAGCGGCACCTGGCGCCGCACGAGAACCCCATCGTGTCGCTCAACAAGTGGGGGCAGTACGCCAGCGACGTGCAGCTCATCCTGCGCCGCACCGGGCCCTCCCTGAGCGAGCGGCCCACCTCGGACAGCGTGGCTCGCATCCCCGAGAGGACGTTGTACCGGCAGAGCCTGCCGCCCCTGGCCAAGCTGCGGCCCCAGAACGACAAGGCCATGAAGAGGAGGGAGCCCAAGAGGAAGTCCCTGACCTTCACCGGCGGGGCGAAAGGGCTGATGGACATCTTTGGGAAAAGCAAGGAGTCCGAGTTCAAGCAGAAGGTGCTCAACAACTGCAAAACGACGGCGGACGAGCTGAAGAAACTGATTCATCTCCAGACGGAGAAGCTGCAGTGCATTGAGAAGCAGCTGGAGTCCAACGAGGCCGAGATCCGGTACTGGGAGCAGAAGTACAACgccagcctggaggaggagatCCTCAAGCTGGAGCAGAAGATCAAGAGAAATGAAGTGGAGATCGAAGAAGAGGAGTTCTGGGAAAACGAGCTGCAGATTGAGCAGGAGAAcgagaagcagctgaaggagcagctgcaggagatgaGGCAGCGCATCCTGGAGTGCGAGGGCAAGCTGAAGGACTACATGTCCCAGATCCACAACATGGAGAGCGGCCTTGAGGCAGAGAAGCTGCACCGGGAGGTGCAGGAATCCCAAGTCAACGAGGAAGAGGTCAAAGAAAAGATCGAGAAGGTGAAAGGTGAAATCGATATTCAGGGCCAGCAGAGTCTGAGGTTGGAAAATGGCATCAAAGCTGTAGAAAGATCTCTGGGCCAAGCTACCAAGCGGCTACAG gACAGGGAGCAAGAATTAGAGCAACTGACAAAGGAGCTGCGACAGGTCAACCTCCAACAGTTTATCCAGCAAACAGGAACGAAGGtcacagtgctgccagcagaccCTGTTGAGGTGGAGGCCCCACCGGTGGAGCTTGAGAGAG AGCCGACGTTTCAGTCGGGGTCACTGAAGCGCCCTGGATCATCGAGGCAGCTCCCCAGTAACCTTCGGATTCTGCAGAATCCCCTGTCGTCTGGTTTTAACCCGGAGGGCATTTATGTATGA